In a genomic window of Dermacentor albipictus isolate Rhodes 1998 colony unplaced genomic scaffold, USDA_Dalb.pri_finalv2 scaffold_18, whole genome shotgun sequence:
- the LOC139052090 gene encoding uncharacterized protein — MTQVMKRWKSLRGTFMKKRKVTTTKSGAGADSVFTVRWPHYNQLLFLLDTMEYPETSGNLVDIQDIDSFDETSTAYLQTERTSIIDIEANLVASNFPTTPGQEDGSGCSSPTSAPSPASSASSGPQKRKRGHDKVFEREIGILGELASKRADASELFGLFIGDKHRRVPQHRRGQCELELLQVAARYVDNQ; from the exons TGACGCAAGTAATGAAGCGGTGGAAATCCCTACGCGGCACTTTCATGAAAAAACGCAAAGTGACAACAACGAAAAGTGGCGCCGGCGCGGACAGTGTTTTCACTGTGCGGTGGCCCCATTACAACCAACTACTGTTTCTCCTTGACACAATGGAATATCCTGA GACAAGCGGGAACCTCGTGGATATTCAAGACATCGACTCATTCGACGAAACAAGCACCGCATATCTTCAGACTGAAAGAACTAGCATCATAGACATTGAAGCCAATCTGGTTGCTAGCAACTTTCCTACCACCCCTGGGCAGGAAGACGGGAGTGGATGCTCCAGCCCCACGTCAGCGCCATCACCAGCCAGCAGCGCATCATCTGGTCCACAGAAAAGGAAACGGGGCCATGACAAGGTCTTTGAAAGAGAAATAGGAATCCTGGGAGAATTGGCTTCAAAACGAGCCGATGCTTCTGAACTATTCGGGCTTTTTATAGGGGACAAGCACAGACGAGTCCCCCAACATCGGCGAGGACAATGTGAGTTGGAACTACTGCAAGTTGCTGCTCGGTATGTGGACAATCAGTAA